GTCGACAACACCATTCGCAAGTCCAGCCACCGGCTGGAGGTGGATTGTGCGCCGGACCTGCCGCCGTTCAGGGGTAACGCCCAGCGCATTGAACAGGTGCTGATCAACCTGGTGGTGAATGCCTGCCAGGCCCTCACCAGCCCGGAGCAGGGCATCTTTATCCGCACCGGCTACCGGGTCCGGGGCAACGAGCTGTATCTGGATATTACCGATCAGGGCGTGGGCATCGAGCCCCACAACCTGTCCCGGCTGAAGGATCCGTTTTTTACCACCAAGCGCGAGCAGGGCGGCATCGGGCTGGGTTTGTCCGTGTCGGCCGGCATCGTGCAGGAGCATGGCGGCCGGCTGGAGTATGACTCCGAGCCGGGCAGGGGCACCCGCGTGACCCTGACGCTGCCTGCGATAAAAGGAACCCCATCGTGATCAAAAGCAATTCCTACCCCAGCTTTGGTGTGCTGCTGGTGGATGACGAAGCCCCCTTTCTGCGCAGCCTCAGCATTGCCCTGGAGCGGCGGGGCGGCATTAATCACATTTACCGCTGCGAAGACAGCCGGGAAGTGATGGACATCATTGCCCGGGAGCCCATCGGCCTGGTGCTGCTGGATCTGACCATGCCGCACCTGTCCGGCGAAGCCCTGCTGCAACAGATCGTGGAGGAATATCCCGAGATAGCGGTGATTATCATCAGCGGGCTGAACCAGCTGGAAACGGCGGTCAACTGCATTCGCCTCGGGGCCTACGACTATTTCGTCAAGACCACGGAAGAAGACCGGCTGATCGGTGGCATTCGCCGGGCCATTGCCAGCCAGGAAATGCGGCTGGAAAACCAGGAAATGCGCCGGCGCTTTCTCACCGACACCCTGGAGCGCCCCGAGGTGTTTGCCGGCATCATTACCCAGGACAAGGGCATGCGCTCGGTGTTTCAGTATCTGGAGGCGATTTCCGCCAGCAGCCAGCCGGTGCTGATCTGCGGCGAGAGCGGGGTGGGCAAGGAGTTGATTGCCCATGCCATTCATGCCCTGAGCAACCGCGACGGCCCCGTGGTCAGCGTGAATGTGGCGGGGCTGGACGACAATGTGTTTGCCGACACCCTGTTCGGCCATCACAAGGGGGCCTTTACCGGGGCCGAGCGGGCCCGGGCCGGCATGATTGAACAGGCCGCGGGTGGTACCCTGTTTCTGGACGAGATAGGCGACCTGAGCCTGCCTTCCCAGGTCAAGCTGCTGCGGCTGCTGCAGGAAGGGGAGTATTACCCCCTGGGCAGCGACCGGCCCAAACGTCTGCGTGCCCGTGTGGTGGTGGCCACCCATCAGGATCTGGCCCGCAAGCAGCAGGACGGCAGCTTTCGCAAGGATCTCTATTACCGGCTGCGTACCCATCAGGTGGAGATTCCGCCGCTGCGTCAGCGCAAGGACGACATTCCCCTGTTGCTGGAGCACTTTCTTGCCGAGGCGGCGGCGGAGCTGGGTAAAACCGTGCCCACCGTGCCGCGGGAGTTGCCGGTGCTGCTGGCCAACTATGCCTTTCCCGGCAATGTGCGGGAGTTGCGGGCGCTGGCCTACGACGCCATGAGCCGGCACAAGTCGAAAATGCTGTCGATGGAGGTGTTCCGCCAGGCCTTGGGCCAGCAGGAAACACAGGTTCTGCCAACAGGCGAAGCCGAATCCGGCCCCTTCAGCCAAATGCCGACCCTGCCCAGGCTGAATGAAGTGGGCGACCTGCTGGTGGCCGAGGCCATGCGCCGGGCCCAGGGTAATCAGTCGCTGGCCGCCCGGCTGCTGGGTATTTCCCAGCCGGCGCTGAGCAAACGGCTGAAAAAGGCCGCGGCCGACGACGCCTGAACCCCTATAACCCGGGTGAAGGGTTATAACCCGGGTTTTTTTGCTTATCTCATTGATAAATCAATATTTGTTGTTTTTCGATAGCCTTTTCCATAACGCTGGTTATACCCCTTGCGCTTCTTTGCTTCGGCTGTTCTTCATTAAAAATTCATTAATAAACAGTTGCTTAATTGTGTTTGACGAAACTGGCATGGCCCTTGCTCTTGTCTGGGCAGGGATTGGCGAGTGAACGCCAGATACCGATGGTTCGGACCGCGCCCGCACGGGGCCGCGTCCGGCTGTATACCTCGACATCAAGAACCAAGGAACCGACGATGGAACAGACAGTAGCAGTGCAGGGCCGTAGCGGCTTTTGGAGCGGACTGGCGCTCTGGAAAAAGATTCTCGTGGGCATGGTGCTGGGCGTGATCGCGGGCACCCTGTTGGGCCCGGACGCCGAGTTGTTAAAGCCGATTGGCACGCTGTTTATCAACGCGATTAAAATGCTGATCGTGCCGCTGGTGTTCTGCTCCCTGGTGGTGGGTGTGACCTCCATGCAGGACACCCGCAAAATGGGTCGCATTGGCCTCAAGTCGGTGGTGCTTTACCTGGGCACCACGGCGGTGGCCATTACCATTGGCCTGGCACTGGCGTTGCTGTTTTCCCCGGGCGCCGGCATGAACATGACCATTACCGAGCCGGTGTCGGCCAGCGAGGCCCCCTCCCTGGTGGAGACCCTGCTGGCACTGATCCCGCAAAACCCCATCGGTGCCATGGCCGCCGGCAACATACTGCAGATCATCGTGTTTGCCCTGGGCCTGGGCATTGCCCTGACCCTGTGTGGCGACAAGGCGCAGCCGGCCGTCAGCCTGTTTGAGAGCCTGGCCGAAGGCATGTACAAGCTGACCGAGCTGGTGATGAAGCTCGCCCCTTACGGCGTGTTTGGTCTGATGGCCTGGGTGGCGGGCAAATACGGCCTGGAAGTGCTGCTGCCGCTGATCAAGGTGGTGGCTCTGGTGTATGTGGGCTCGCTGATCCACGTGCTGGTGGTATACAGCGGCCTGATCAGCGTGCTGGGCCGCCTGAATCCGGTGCGTTACCTGAAAGGCCTGATCAACCCGGCCGCCGTGGCTTACACCACCACCAGCAGCTCCGGCACCCTGCCGGCCACCATCAAGGCGGCCCGCGAGGAAATGGGCGTGTCTCAGGGCGTGTCCAGCTTTGTGCTGCCCCTGGGGGCCACCATCAACATGGACGGCACCGCTCTCTATCAGGGCATCTGTGCCGTGTTTGTGGCTCAGGCCTTTGGCGTGGATCTGGCCATGTCCGACTATATCCTGATCATTATGACCGCCACCCTGGGCTCCATTGGTACCGCCGGCGTGCCCGGCGCCGGTCTGATCATGCTGTCGCTGGTGCTGACCACCGTCGGTCTGCCCCTGGAAGGCCTGGCGATCGTGGCCGGCATTGACCGCATCCTCGACATGGCCCGCACCACGGTGAACGTGTGTGGCGACCTGATGGTGTCGGTGCTGATCGGCAAGAGCGAGAACGAGCTGGACGAAACCGTCTACAACCGCACCCGGCCCGCGACCGACGCTCACCGGGGTTAACCCCCCCAGACAAAGGACGGCAAATGCCGTCCTTTTTTATACCCAGCTTACACTCCCCTTTGTCGCAAACAGCCAGGTCCCGGGTCGCAATCAGCATATTCCGATTCTCTCCTGCTTTTACAGTGGGGTATTGATTGATTGTTCAATTAATGTGAGGTTTAAAGGCCAGCAAGGAGCATATGGATGGTCGCCGTGCCGGTGGGCGCGAGCCGATTGATGGAATCAACAAAAGAGGACCTTTGCCATGGATAGGGTGTTGTCTGTTGCCATTGTGCTGACGCTGACCGCGTCGGTGTGGATACTGCTGCGTTACGGCCGGGTGCGCTGCAAGGGAGAGATGCCCACCTCCCTGTTTACCTTTATCGCCATTCTGTTTACCTCGGGCCTGGATGTGGGCCTGGTGATGTTTCCGCTCACCGAATTTCCCGTTTATGCCAGCGAGGCGGAATACGGCTTTGCCAGCCCGCTGGCCATCGAGTTTGGCTTCTGGGGCTTTCTGGTGTGGGGTTTTTACTTTTTCACCACCTTCTATTTTGTGCTGATCGAGCCCAGGGTCAGGCTGTTCGAGCTGCCGTTGGTCAAGCTGATCAATAACCTGGTGATTATCGGTACCTGTGCCTTTACCGGTTACCTGTTCCTGAGTTACCTGCCCGGTTATATCGAGGGTATTCCGCCCGCCATGGTCTACGGGCTGGTGGCACTGGTGGTGCTGGCAGCGGTCTGGTCCAGCTCCGACGTGCGTTATGTGAAGCTGCTGAGCGTGGCGTCAACCTGGCTGTTTATTGCGCTTATCCTTGCCATGTGGCTGAACACGGGGGCGGGGGTGCAGGGGCTGGGCAGCACGGTGGCCACCATTGGTGAGTACTTCACCCATATTCACCGGTTTGTGACGCCCATTACCGACTACCATGCCTTCTATCTGTTCTGGTGGTTTTCCTGGAGCATCATGATCGGCCAGTTCGTGGCCCGCTTTGCCGGTGGCCTGCCGGCCTGGCAGCTGTGTATTGCCATGCTGGTGGTGCCCTCCATTCCCATTGCCATCTGGTTTTCCGTGCTCTATCTGCATTTTGAGCAGAGCCTGGCGATCGGCGGCTTGCTGAACCTGTCGATGGTGGTGGTGGGGGTGATTTTTGTGATTAACTCCCTCGACTCGCTGATCCGCCTCTATACTACCAACCTGGGTATTGAGGCCGAAAAGCTGGGGCAGGTACGTTACGTGGCCCTGAACTGGACACTGATGTTCGGCCTGGTGCTGCTGTTCCAGTTCACCCCGCTCAAAATCGAGTG
The Oceanimonas pelagia genome window above contains:
- a CDS encoding dicarboxylate/amino acid:cation symporter: MEQTVAVQGRSGFWSGLALWKKILVGMVLGVIAGTLLGPDAELLKPIGTLFINAIKMLIVPLVFCSLVVGVTSMQDTRKMGRIGLKSVVLYLGTTAVAITIGLALALLFSPGAGMNMTITEPVSASEAPSLVETLLALIPQNPIGAMAAGNILQIIVFALGLGIALTLCGDKAQPAVSLFESLAEGMYKLTELVMKLAPYGVFGLMAWVAGKYGLEVLLPLIKVVALVYVGSLIHVLVVYSGLISVLGRLNPVRYLKGLINPAAVAYTTTSSSGTLPATIKAAREEMGVSQGVSSFVLPLGATINMDGTALYQGICAVFVAQAFGVDLAMSDYILIIMTATLGSIGTAGVPGAGLIMLSLVLTTVGLPLEGLAIVAGIDRILDMARTTVNVCGDLMVSVLIGKSENELDETVYNRTRPATDAHRG
- a CDS encoding sigma-54-dependent transcriptional regulator, coding for MIKSNSYPSFGVLLVDDEAPFLRSLSIALERRGGINHIYRCEDSREVMDIIAREPIGLVLLDLTMPHLSGEALLQQIVEEYPEIAVIIISGLNQLETAVNCIRLGAYDYFVKTTEEDRLIGGIRRAIASQEMRLENQEMRRRFLTDTLERPEVFAGIITQDKGMRSVFQYLEAISASSQPVLICGESGVGKELIAHAIHALSNRDGPVVSVNVAGLDDNVFADTLFGHHKGAFTGAERARAGMIEQAAGGTLFLDEIGDLSLPSQVKLLRLLQEGEYYPLGSDRPKRLRARVVVATHQDLARKQQDGSFRKDLYYRLRTHQVEIPPLRQRKDDIPLLLEHFLAEAAAELGKTVPTVPRELPVLLANYAFPGNVRELRALAYDAMSRHKSKMLSMEVFRQALGQQETQVLPTGEAESGPFSQMPTLPRLNEVGDLLVAEAMRRAQGNQSLAARLLGISQPALSKRLKKAAADDA
- a CDS encoding BCCT family transporter; amino-acid sequence: MDRVLSVAIVLTLTASVWILLRYGRVRCKGEMPTSLFTFIAILFTSGLDVGLVMFPLTEFPVYASEAEYGFASPLAIEFGFWGFLVWGFYFFTTFYFVLIEPRVRLFELPLVKLINNLVIIGTCAFTGYLFLSYLPGYIEGIPPAMVYGLVALVVLAAVWSSSDVRYVKLLSVASTWLFIALILAMWLNTGAGVQGLGSTVATIGEYFTHIHRFVTPITDYHAFYLFWWFSWSIMIGQFVARFAGGLPAWQLCIAMLVVPSIPIAIWFSVLYLHFEQSLAIGGLLNLSMVVVGVIFVINSLDSLIRLYTTNLGIEAEKLGQVRYVALNWTLMFGLVLLFQFTPLKIEWVGLVVIGLYALIAVLLWQRRAQCRVSAAPARCETRS